Proteins from one Panicum virgatum strain AP13 chromosome 7K, P.virgatum_v5, whole genome shotgun sequence genomic window:
- the LOC120641248 gene encoding plant intracellular Ras-group-related LRR protein 3-like: MDPAPQTHPILSYVLSRIPTLSKPKPAASEFDIEQPPARTPSPRTPSTAGEFELVERMPGLRHPSVLRAMTRAVADVSAARSALLVLGPRPDHELVDSSRAIVAAAEAGDSRIPEGDVEACRAVVRLEETHDAYEALLQEAEARLERVYRSAMEGTDVDDGAAEGGKDGGPAAGAEGGDAQVQEEVVAVLKQAEEGKPVESVRLVDRQLRQLPEAFGRIQGLRVLDVSRNQLEVIPDAIGGLDHLEELHLAANSLISLPDTIGLLSNLKVLNVSSNRLRALPDSISKCRPLVELDASYNGLTYLPTNIGYEMVNLQKLWVHMNKLRSLPSSVCEMTSLYLLDAHFNELCGLPSAFGKLSSLEILNLSSNFSDLKELPASLGDLLSLRELDLSNNQIHALPDTFGRLDKLEKLNLEQNPLVMPPMDIVNKGVDAVKEYMSKRWLDILLEEEQRRIAAEIPQASSTPKAWLARSVSWVTDVSGSLVGYLSGNEKSEKDAYLDQQF; encoded by the exons ATGGATCCGGCGCCGCAGACCCACCCGATCCTCTCCTACGTGCTCTCCCGCATCCCCACCCTCTCCAAGCCCAAGCCCGCCGCCTCCGAGTTCGACATCGAGCAGCCGCCCGCGCGCACCCCGTCCCCGCGGACCCCGTCCACCGCTGGGGAGTTCGAGCTCGTCGAGCGCATGCCGGGCCTGCGCCACCCGTCCGTGCTCCGCGCCATGacccgcgccgtcgccgacgtctccgccgcgcgctccgcgcTCCTGGTGCTCGGCCCGCGGCCCGACCACGAGCTCGTCGACTCCTCCCGCGCCATCGTGGCGGCCGCCGAGGCCGGGGACTCGCGGATCCCCGAGGGCGACGTCGAGGCGTGCCGCGCGGTGGTGCGGCTCGAGGAGACGCACGACGCCTACGAGGCCCTgcttcaggaggccgaggccagGCTCGAGAGGGTCTACCGGTCCGCGATGGAGGGGACGGACGTGGATGACGGGGCGGCAGAGGGCGGGAAGGACGGCGGGCCCGCGGCGGGTGCGGAGGGCGGGGACGCCCAGGtgcaggaggaggtggtggcggtgctCAAGCAGGCCGAGGAGGGCAAGCCGGTGGAGAGCGTGCGCCTCGTGGATCGCCAGCTGCGCCAGCTCCCTGAGGCGTTCGGGAGGATCCAGGGGCTCCGCGTGCTTGACGTCTCTCGAAACCAGCTCGAG GTTATTCCTGATGCTATAGGAGGACTTGATCATCTTGAAGAGCTTCATCTTGCTGCCAATTCTCTGATATCTCTTCCTGATACCATTGGACTGTTATCCAATCTGAAGGTTCTGAATGTGTCAAGTAATAGGCTCAGGGCACTGCCAGATAGCATCTCCAAGTGTAG GCCACTGGTTGAGCTTGATGCGAGCTACAATGGGCTCACGTACCTGCCAACAAATATTGGCTATGAGATGGTCAATTTGCAAAAACTCTGGGTCCACATGAACAAGTTACGATCTCTTCCATCATCTGTCTGCGAGATGACATCGCTCTACCTCCTGGATGCCCATTTCAATGAACTATGTGGTCTTCCATCTGCCTTTGGGAAACTTAGCAGTCTTGAAATTCTCAACCTTAGCAGCAACTTCAGTGACTTGAAGGAGCTGCCCGCTTCACTTGGTGACTTGTTGAGTCTGCGTGAGCTTGACCTGAGCAATAACCAGATCCATGCTCTTCCTGACACTTTTGGTCGTCTGGATAAATTGGAGAAGCTTAATCTAGAGCAGAACCCCCTGGTCATGCCACCAATGGATATTGTGAACAAGGGTGTTGACGCGGTGAAAGAGTACATGTCAAAGAGGTGGCTGGACATCTTGCTTGAGGAAGAACAGAGGCGCATCGCGGCGGAGATCCCACAAGCATCATCAACTCCCAAGGCTTGGCTGGCGCGCAGCGTCTCCTGGGTCACAGATGTTTCTGGGAGCCTCGTAGGGTACCTTAGTGGGAACGAGAAGTCAGAAAAGGATGCATATCTGGACCAGCAGTTCTGA
- the LOC120640198 gene encoding uncharacterized protein LOC120640198: MVYYLADGIYPSWATLVKSISLPMGNKRKYFATVQEAARKDVERAFGVLQSRFAIVRVPARIWDTETLGMIMRACVIMHNMIVEDEGVVDPNEQFEYGGDNVQPDHGQPTRTLDEFIDAHKRIRDKETHMQLKEDLIEHLWNHYPDLY, from the coding sequence ATGGTTTATTATCTTGCAGATGGTATATACCCCTCATGGGCTACTTTGGTGAAGTCCATCAGTCTTCCTATGGGGAACAAGAGGAAATATTTTGCTACAGTGCAAGAAGCAGCGAGGAAGGATGTCGAGAGAGCTTTTGGGGTTCTTCAATCTAGGTTCGCCATTGTTCGAGTACCAGCTCGCATTTGGGATACTGAGACACTAGGAATGATCATGAGGGCTTGTGTGATCATGCACAATATGATTGTTGAAGATGAAGGAGTCGTGGATCCTAACGAGCAATTCGAATACGGAGGTGACAATGTGCAACCTGATCATGGGCAGCCTACTCGTACACTTGATGAGTTTATTGATGCACACAAAAGGATCAGAGACAAGGAAACACATATGCAGTTGAAAGAAGACCTCATCGAGCACCTTTGGAACCATTATCCGGACTTGTATTAG
- the LOC120641246 gene encoding uncharacterized protein LOC120641246, producing MPLKRSLVQRELDDSSSDDDDYVIFSAAQIVHTYSNAKRSHGGSVLGHRVLYRDRKGGHERMFQDYLAVNPTYTPEIFRRRYRMSRDLFVRIMNAVEAHDDYFVRKRNAANTLGLSCFQKVTAAFRMITYGVPADATDEYVRIGESTVLESLCRFVAAVVDIFEDEYLRYTNESDTARLLAMGERRGFPGMLGSIDCMHWAWKNCPYEKQGQYKGHVEKPTIILEAVASHNLWIWHAFFGMPGSHNDINVLHRSPLFENLAEGTAP from the exons ATGCCTTTGAAGAGGTCCCTTGTTCAAAGAGAATTGGATGATTCATCATCCGATGACGATGACTACGTGATATTCTCAGCTGCTCAAATTGTGCATACTTATTCCAATGCCAAAAGAAGTCATGGTGGCTCGGTCCTTGGCCATAGAGTTCTTTATCGGGACAGAAAAGGCGGCCACGAAAGGATGTTTCAAGATTATTTGGCGGTTAATCCAACATACACCCCTGAAATTTTTCGTCGAAG GTACAGGATGTCTAGGGATCTTTTCGTACGCATAATGAATGCGGTAGAAGCACACGATGATTACTTTGTTCGAAAAAGGAATGCGGCCAATACACTTGGATTGAGTTGCTTCCAAAAAGTCACTGCAGCTTTTCGTATGATCACTTATGGGGTTCCAGCTGATGCAACCGATGAGTACGTTCGCATTGGCGAAAGTACTGTACTCGAGTCACTATGTAGGTTTGTTGCTGCAGTTGTTGATATTTTTGAAGATGAATACCTGAGATATACCAATGAGTCAGACACAGCACGCTTACTTGCAATGGGTGAGCGAAGAGGTTTTCCTGGAATGTTAGGGTCCATCGATTGTATGCATTGGGCGTGGAAGAACTGTCCTTATGAAAAACAAGGTCAGTACAAAGGTCATGTGGAAAAGCCCACTATCATTTTGGAGGCTGTTGCTTCGCACAACCTTTGGATATGGCATGCCTTCTTTGGAATGCCTGGATCTCATAATGATATAAATGTCCTTCACCGGTCTCCTTTGTTTGAAAACTTGGCGGAAGGTACAGCTCCATAG